The genomic stretch CTGTTGCTGCTCATCATTCTCGCACTCACCCTGCTCGTGATGCGCGGCAGCCGTCGATTTGTCTATTACGAGGCGCTGCGGACCTGAGGACGTACCCACGCGAGCCCGAAGATGCGTACCTTCCAATCAGCCCTGACCTACTTCCTGCTCTCGCTCGGTGCGGGTGTGCTGCTGTTCCCGCTGGTGTGGATGCTGGGCGTTAGTCTGTTGCCCACCGAACTGGCCGAGCGGGCCGCGACTTCGCCACAGGGCTTCCTGGCCGCCTTCTCGCAACCGCAGGTGACGAACTATCCCGAGGCGCTGCGTCAGATGGGCAGTCGTCCGTGGCACGGTTTCCGGGATGCGCTGGCCAACACAATCGTCGTCACCACCCTTTGCGTCGTCGGTCAGATCCTCTCCTGCAGTCTGGTCGGCTATGGCTTCGCCCGGCTGCGCTTCCGCGGCCGCCAACCGCTCTTCATTCTGATGCTCGCAACGATGATGCTGCCGGCTCAGGTCACCATGATCCCGCTTTTCATCCTTTTCCGGCACCTCGGCTGGATTAACACGATCCTCCCGCTGGTCGTACCGGCGTTCTTCGGCACGCCCTTCTTCATCTTCATGTTCCGCCAGTTCTTCGCACAGATACCCGAAGACCTGCTCGACGCCGCGCGCATCGACGGCGCGGGGCACCTCACCATCTGGGCCCGGATCATGCTCCCCATGTGCCGCCCCGTGATCGCGATCACGGCGGTGTTTACATTCATCGGAACGTGGAACGACTTCCTCCACCCCCTGCTCTACCTGCATGATGAGGAGAGCCACACGCTGGCCGTCGCGCTCAACAGCTTCCGAGACCAGTACGGAACCGTCCGCGACGTCAACCTGCTCATGGCCGCCGCCCTGGTTACGATGATTCCCTGCATCCTGCTGTTCTTCGCGGCCCAGCGGCAATTCGTCCGCGGGTTGAACCTCGGAGCAGTCAAAGGTTGATGTGGGGTCACCCCCTATTCCGGGCGCGATTACGAAGGGTCCAATCAACGCGGGCGGTTCAAAGTCGAAACGTAGCGACGAACAGCTTACGGGTTTCGATATCAGACGTGCCCTCATCGGCTCCGATCGCCGGTCTTCCGTGGGTCAAGGTCCCCGTATCAGTCCGATGGCGACTTCTTTGCAACTGTTGTAATAGCAGTAATATAGGAACAGCGAGAAAATCATCCCCCGACATCCGAAACCTGAACGATCGAATTGACACGCCGGGGGTCGGCGATGTACCCTGAATAGGGTATAAGAAAGAAAGCACCGCGTGTAACGTTTCATCCATGTCGCTCACACGCGTGGCCTTGTTGTGGTAACCATTGTTTCGTCTTGCGGCTGATGGAGCCGCGCCCCTTTCCCAACCCGGTTATTGAGCCGGGCACCTCGGAGGAGAGATCATGAAGAAGCTTGCAGTGCTCGCAGTACTGTCAGCCGCAACGCTCGTGATGGCTGACAATCGCCTCGAAATCACCCTCGATCAGCAGATCACGCACCCGACCCTGTACACCGACCAGTCGCCCAACGGCGATGCCATCTATGCCGCTTTTGCCAGTGGCACGCTGACCTTCGAAGGCGGCGCCCCCCCGGACAAGTCGGACGGCTTCGCCCGCTTTACCAAGAACGGTGGCGGCTGGTGGTACATGTATGTCGACACGCAACTGGCTGGCGCCGGCAACATCGACATCACCGGTGCCCAGTTGAAGGTCGACTCCCGGGCCTGGGAGTACAACACGGGTGACCCGTACGGCGACGTCAACATCTTCCTGCGGGTTTACAGCTACGATCTCGATGTGAACGGCAACTACACCGTGCTGACCGGTTTCCGTGATTATGGCATCGTCTACGGTCCGAACGCCAGCAGCTTCCCCTTCGGCGACTGGAACAACTGGAACCAGGTCGTTGTCGACCTCGATGGTGGCACGACGACCAACAGCAGCGGCGCCGGCTTTGACCCGACCAAGGTCAACCGTATCCGCTTCTACGGCACCAACTGGGCCGGCCAGGGTCAGGATCAGTCTGACTTCGTCAACCTGGTCGTGACGCCTGAGCCGACCGCCTTCGCGCTGCTCGCACTCGGAGTTGCGGCCTTCATCCGCCGCCGCTAAGCGCCAGGTCCCCCGGCCGGTGCTCCGGTCGTGGCCAACCGCGAATTCTCCGCACGGGCCCGCCCCCTTCCGAGGGTGTGCGGGCCCGCTGCGTTGCACCCGAATCTCCCGCATGAATTCGCCAAAGGGTCGGTGACTTCCGCCTTCCCCTGCGCTTCCTG from Phycisphaerales bacterium encodes the following:
- a CDS encoding PEP-CTERM sorting domain-containing protein; the encoded protein is MKKLAVLAVLSAATLVMADNRLEITLDQQITHPTLYTDQSPNGDAIYAAFASGTLTFEGGAPPDKSDGFARFTKNGGGWWYMYVDTQLAGAGNIDITGAQLKVDSRAWEYNTGDPYGDVNIFLRVYSYDLDVNGNYTVLTGFRDYGIVYGPNASSFPFGDWNNWNQVVVDLDGGTTTNSSGAGFDPTKVNRIRFYGTNWAGQGQDQSDFVNLVVTPEPTAFALLALGVAAFIRRR
- a CDS encoding carbohydrate ABC transporter permease, with the translated sequence MRTFQSALTYFLLSLGAGVLLFPLVWMLGVSLLPTELAERAATSPQGFLAAFSQPQVTNYPEALRQMGSRPWHGFRDALANTIVVTTLCVVGQILSCSLVGYGFARLRFRGRQPLFILMLATMMLPAQVTMIPLFILFRHLGWINTILPLVVPAFFGTPFFIFMFRQFFAQIPEDLLDAARIDGAGHLTIWARIMLPMCRPVIAITAVFTFIGTWNDFLHPLLYLHDEESHTLAVALNSFRDQYGTVRDVNLLMAAALVTMIPCILLFFAAQRQFVRGLNLGAVKG